The nucleotide sequence taccgggagccagagcgcctgacatcaagtcaaatctaattgtgctggctaaggctaatcgtaaattcagtaagattattattcacgtcggcacaaatgatgttagactccgtcaatcggagatcactaaagataatattaaagaggtgtgtgagctcgcaaaaacgatgtcagacactgtaatattctctggcccccttactgcttaccgtggtgatgagatttatagcagattatcataactaaatggctggttgtctgagtggtgcctgcagaataatatagattttataaataactggaagacttttgagggcagacctgacctgttgaaacgagatggtctccatcccttctgggatggggtttccctcctctctagaaatttggcacacagtcttaataatgctaaagtctgactacctagggcccaggtcaggaaggagacagaatggtttaaccaactgtctgcttgccgtcccgcgttacagaatacacaaaatatacatgGGATTTATGTTATCAAACGACCCCGTTGTTCATCAAAATATAGTAGGTAATTTGCAGgggatttttttctttacaagtTATAGACATGGCCAATTCGCACAGGactaagatcacagacaacctctgcaattattacaaatgactagaggtccccaggtaatactaatcccgtgcgaataggtatttatttaaacttccaaaggaagaacttctgagggaacaatggttacaattcatttttcaaacgacaCCAAAGGATTATAACCCCAGGATTTAACTGAGCGCACgtcatttcaccaaagattgTAATCcagtaatgatggtaggcgttccatttgcgacacaagatgaacgcgtttgaccaatcacagcagactccCCTAATGATGACAGGCAGTCCATTTGCGGCACATGCTGAatgcgtttgaccaatcacagcagaccacaccatctgaccaatcacatgacactaggctagcgaataggaggggattagatggATGAAtggcggaacgaatcatttgagagtcagtcaagaagtaaggtaaaaaTAACTGCTTATTATAACAACATAACTGGTTTTCACACCTTCTATGTGCATAAACGttttgttggacactccataaaccaaagtaggaccttaagaATCATAGGTTACTTactcttttaatgttttgaatacCACTTAAagatttataaactgttttaagttAAGGCTAAAGAACAGTTTAGAAAAGTGATCCAGCTGCAAAATGTCTTCAACAAGACATTTAACATCAGACTTACATAAGTGCTCTTTTGAATACAATTAATTTCAGTGAACAAAACAAGAGACCTAAAGTGACCCTTGATGTTGGAATGTAATGTGAAAAAATCAAATGCGTAGCAgttatttgtttctgactatgtgcaatcccctgcgatcgaacccatgaccttggcattgctagtgccatgctctaacaaCTGCTATACAGAATACTTTATTATTGTAATCAGTATAATGTGCAGAATTCAGAATGATATactcaactcatctcaactttatttatatagcactttttacaatttccattgttacaaagcagctgtacataagACATATTGACTGTAatcaaaacaactaaagtcatatacctgtaaaaacaagaaaaaggtgaaaacacagaagacagacattgTCACGGTCACCAGCTGGAGTGCCCTCTCaaatccactagagggcactccCCTCATCACTCCCGGACCGTCTTTGcacactacatttcccataaccCTTTACCCAGACTCATTGAACACTGATCACTCTCACCTGTTTGCAATAACCTCTGTCTACAGAGCCTGGTTCATTCTCTCTGTCATGGCgaagtcttgtttttgtgtcaatTGCATTTCTGAGCATTCTCTCATTGTTTTGGATTACcctgtgtttttgaaccttgAACTGTACCTCTCGTTTTGGAACATCTGCTGCCTGCCTCTACCCATGCTTGTGACCTTGTTTATGCCTGTTTTCTGCCTGCCCTGACCATTGCctgttgtctttgtttaataaagCTGCATTTAGATCCGAACCTGTCAGGTCTCGGAGCAGTTTgtgacagacatacccacatacaaacgctccacacacacaatatgcacacatatttacacacatcgacatagacacCTGGgcactcacagtgaaagcacacatttaaggtaaaggagagagaaacacaggtcaattattatacagactataaattcctatatgcaatattagttatgtaaaacttctgaattgtaaagcagccccccccccaaggcaaatagtgcaaaacagtatgcaaacggtagcgaggaacccaaaactctaatcgagaaaaaaaaactcaggagaacccaggcccaaccaggggattccagttcccctctggcaaaagctgctgcctctgcacaagctcgacagtgcttgcacagCAATGctaaataaaagataaagaaacttactaataaggtaaattatagaatTAAGATTCACATTAATAATTTTATAGCATTTGCAATTTTGTAGTGAAGTCGTGTCAGGTCGGcgtgtcctttatccagctctatcatctcagctcttgtcaggtcaccgttTCCCATTCTCCGCTctaccatcaggtctgggcatgaactgtaTCCTGCGGTagccttggaacaaagagacaagactggctgagagtagagtactgttctgcactctttgatgcaacaagtaaaTCAGTTGTTcatagtatatacagtatgtcgtagattgattgattgatagagagacagacagaatggTGGATAGATTTAACTCAAAGACAGAAGAGTTGTTGGTGCTATGCTATATGTTTGCTATATGTTACTTAAATACTGTATCCGAGTAGTTGCTGATGCtgaaataatatgtttattGCACTCAACTGAAAACTGGTTCACAGTAGGCATATAACTTACTTAAGCTGTATGGAGTTTTAAGGAAATCAGTGTCCTAAATGGGagtagtttactgtaatttaacaggaattttacagtaaatatcgTAATGTCAgaatttgtccatttttttgaCAGTGTGCAGTGATGCAGAAACATCAGAGAGGAGCTATGAGAGCAGTGATGGACATGAGTCTGTTTGTGCTGCTTCTGCTGTCAGGTTGGTGTCGTCATTACAATCTGTTTTCACAGGTATACGTccacatgcatttatttacacatgttCATTTTATCAGGACTTATGTGCAGCACTTCTGGTCTTTGGCGACAGTATCACTATATAAATCGGAGCATATCATGGGCAGAAGCTCAGAGTTACTGTAGAGAGAGGTTCACTGATCTGGCTACTGTAGACTCTATAGATGATGTTAACAGGATGATGAATACAGTGAATGATGGATACAGTGGATCAGTGTGGATTGGACTGAAGAGGGCGACACAGAAACGTTTGGGATGGTCTATGGGAGATGACACTCTAACACAGTACAGTCCATGGCAGCTAGGATATCCTAAGGAGGGTGGAGAGTGTTTCATGTTTAGGGATAAAGTCTGGCGTGATTATCCATGTGCAGGCATATTGCACTTTGTGTGCTATGATAGTAAGTAGTTCTTGTTAAATGACAGTTATGCAGTCGTGAAAACATACAGACAGATGCTGATAGTTCATAGTCTTGTGAACCGCCAGCCAATCAGCTTGCAACGTTAGTGGAACTGAAACTGATCTCTGAAACTGGCTCTTATGTAATTAATAGTCATGACCCAATGATCACTATGCGTAACATTGCAGCagtatcaattgcatgcttggCAGCAGTGTAAACAGATGACCACCAAGACCAAATACATTGACATGACATGGTCAACCACGGACTAAAATTTAAGGCGAGAGTTATCATGACTGAACTGTGTTTCGCTGAAAAAAAGCTGATACATGACTAATTTGTTTCTCCCAATAGAAAATACTGGTTACGTCATAAattctatttttaaaacatggaCAGAtgctcagagttactgcagacaGTATCACACTGATCTGGCCACCATCAGCAGCCCTGAGGAGCAGAACCAGATCTTTACTGCTGTAGGAAGTGTGCCGTGGCTCTGGATCGGTCTGTTCTCTGACTCTTGGCTGTGGTCTGATCAATGGAGTCTCTTCTTTAGAAACTGGGCAGCAGGACAACATTTCCAGAGTTTTGGTGACTGTGTTGCCATGTCAACAGCTGACTCTGGGAAATGGACTCAATACAGCTGTGACCAACAGCATCCATTTATTTGCTATGGAGGtgagtttacatttacattagccAGTTATTTACTAATTTCTACTTTGCTTAGAAGCATCCcagtgcataaatgtgaattacTTCAAGCAAACaataatttttaaaaactgCAGTTACAAACAATTGTTTTCAAAACTATACAACTTTAACCATGATTCTCTAGAGGACAAGCAAGTTAACAAACAGATTGTCAGGTTGAAGTTGTCCCATGATTGGAAAAATTATTTGAGTGACCCTCGAATACAGACTACCATTCTGAATGAGGTATGACTCTGTCTTAAATTCTGTGATCAGTTTATTATCTCTTTccgtcaaatgttttaaataataacacattttcgTTATgctattttaacacattatggCCAGGTTTCACAGACATTTCTTAGTTTAGCTTAAGCCAAGACTGTGACTTagttcagtggttctcaactctgacccgcgagatccattttcgtGCCGAGTTTAGTGCGAaatctgatataaaacaccctGAACAAGTTAAGCAGCGTCTTTAGGAATAGAcacgttcaacttaatgcggcgctgcgcaaatctatcagagTATGAGATATAAGTACCGCTAGAGCGATTCAACTGCAGATTGCTTGGTACtgatttgaatcgctctcgcggtactttaatgctaTATGCCAAACAATTtgcgcagcccaacattaaattgaacgcgtctgttcctgaagtcactgatcaaacattcattttagtctgggacttgccttaagccttgtctgtgaaaagAGGCCTATGTGTCATTATATACATTGTGAGGACTTGGTGTCAATAGACAGAAGGGACAACACAAGTCCTGtccttagattttttttaaacactagtATATACTGCCTTTAACCTAACGTTGGGGTTAATCAATTAACAACGTTAATCAAAgatactgttttatttattcaatgttGTGCAGGTGTATATTAGGGCTTGACATAGCAGCAAAACAcctcaaataaaatacaatacacacAGCTGgatgagaatgagaaacatcaCCTGTAAAGAATCTGGATGAATGCTTGTGTTCTCTATGAATAAGACCTGTGCACAGAGTCACAGACTCAAAATTATTATTGCTTGCTAAgacaaacattattattatcttGGTCTTCCTCTGCACAAAGCTTTGAAGAACTCCATAGCATTGTCACAAAACTCTTTGCTGTTCTTGCAGATAAACAAAAAGCTGGAGTCCATGGGTATGGAAGACTGTAAGAGCATCAGCTGGAGAAAAGATGAAGGCCGAGAGATATTTCATCTGATGAATACCACTGTGAAGTCAAGTAAACCATGTGATTAGTATCCTGAAGATAAGATCAATGCCTTTAAACTTTGCAATGgagttctttctttctgttaatGCAACGATGTGAAATACGTTTCCAGTTTCTTTCCCATTTCATTCTTTATCATTACAATGTACAGATTTTGTGATGAAAGCAGTAAAACGTTCCTAAAATTTGGTGTAAATTTGAAATTACATGATTatgctttttaatgtttaaagaagATAAGAATCAACTAATAAGGCAGCAACCGTGGGTTTTTGGAAAGTCCTTAAAAATAGTTAAGGCACGTGAGATGATGCTTTAGTCACATTTGATTGGCTGATAACCCTGCCCAATGAAAAACCCACTTTTCATGCTCATGGTCGGTTTACAGAATGACTTGGTTTGGTGAAACCGATATTAGAATGCTTAacatttttcttgaaaaaatgaaattcacaCTAAAAGAAGTAATACTTGCTCTATACTTAGCAAAAACTAGTTACTGTCTAAATTTGAGcagttataaaacataaaaggaAAATTCATTAGATGTATAagttcatttgtttaaaaaaagttaggttgacattttttgtgtgaactctATAACTGAAGTTTTAAGACCTTGTGTTAGTTTCCTGATTTAAGTAGCAATTAATTTCATCAAGTAACTTATGTCTGCGGTAAACAAAAAactaatagtaaataaaaagtataaactAATAAATCATATGCcgtttcttattttttccaaGAAATGGCTCTCGTGTAGCCTATAGGCCTCTGCACTTATATCTTTCataacaaatgataaaatattatccataaacatgaaaacatttataaagacaactttattactttctttttactttgttttcttcATACACCAATGTTCTTTTTGAGAATTAACAGAGGTTTAGCTTTCTTATTAGTTCTGTTTGAAGTCAAGTTAAGGGTTTCCTTTTACTCGGCTTTTGAAGTGATAGTTTTCCTTTGGGCATAGTAAggtgttttaaaacacattggGGAATATTAAACAGATTGTGTGGTGTACGGATAAGGGTGTCTTAGGCTAGAGATATACTATATGATATTATGAAATTAGTTCTATAATGTGGTTTTAATTCTTTTCCTTCCTCTTTCTTTAATGTGTTGTCTTTgtatacaaatacataaaaaaaaattgtaaactgtatatattgtattgtatccTTCcaaaacgtctcggttacgaCTGCAACCTCCGTTTCCTGATGCAGGGAAGGAATCGaatgttgtgttgagagacagactggggtttgatcttgagaacctatcatctccaaaaggaattaaaaaaagtcaataaaTATGGTATAAAAGGAGATGGTTGCGTCCATTCATTCATCCTTTTGGGCAGAGGAACCTGAGAGACATCTCCCATTCCCTGCATTGGGCCGGCGAAGCGTTGTGGCAggaagacacaacgtctcgttcccccCATCAGGGAACATAGGTTCCCCATCGTTACCAAAACGTTCCTttcagtcggtctctcaacATTGTGTTTAGAGACAGACTTGGGTTCTCTACGACACGCCACAGCACTGAGCCGTATCACAAACTCAAGCGGAGCGACACTGTATCTCTGTATCAACTGTTTCATGTtgttcatttaacatttagatCACTTCAGATGATATAAACAGCAAAATACAAGTAACAGAACATTTGTAACcgaatgttaaacaaatatctttaatatttacattcatatttacattcatgcatttggccgACGCTTTTATGCGTAGTGACTAactttgcattgtattatacatttgtgcaATCATCTGGGATCGAACcgatgaccttggcattgctaggaCCATGCTCTAAGCACTGAGATGGAAAGCAATATTTAATTACATATGtgagatttaaaataataattcaataaaaaaactaaaaaccgGAAGTACTTATGTGCATAAATGCACTGTTTaggtgaaaaaaaaacttttaaaagggTATCATTCCAGTGTCAGCTGTGGCACCttttttaaaactgtatgaTAATTTCacgtaaaaacatttaaatcacaaaaGCTGGTTTATCACTTGCAGCGTCACAAATGGTAAAAAACGTTTTCAACGTCTCAATAATGAACCAGATCCCATTCTgtgctgtttttaaatgcaaattttatttagatcttttattttgttgcacCTCATTGTCACTGGTCACTGTAGGGATATATGCCAAGAACAAACATGTTTATAGCTATTTCAGGTTTAGGtgtgatttattttcaaaacatttatcattattgagcaacattttttgcaaatgcatttataacaatagAGCCGGATCTTATGGAGCataacattaaatgtattttaataatctgTTTCTAATATCACATGGACAGACTGGTTTAAAGAAATTTTAATCTAAAGACAGCATTTGTCACTTTTGTTTTAGCTGCACATCTCcaaatgtgaaaatgacagaGACTGAGGCAAGTCTAGCAAAAGGCCATGGTTTTACTATGACCTATAGAAGCAAGCATGTTTTTTGGTGGATTGTGATTTTGGATTAAACTGATATTACCAGGTTTCACAATTGTTTTCAAATGTCAGGGctcttgttttgtgtattaaatgtttttgaattacatttgtttctagTCAAACGGGCACAGAGGCTGTCCTCCCCTCACTTTCTCTTATATGCAAAATCACACACACCCTTGACATCTAATTCTCTGTTGTCATAGAACTGCTGATTTGAAAACGCATATTTTGATAGACAGATGAGAGCTACATTTGTCACGTTTATTATTTATGCAAGATTTGGTATACGCTTGTAGACTGAAAACAATATCTCCTCaatttatttgagtaaaaaaagttttcattACTAGATTATgtaatttatgtaattattatttaaattgaatCTGTGCCACTTTAGGTTTCTGAAGTTACTTGACTATTGAAAATGGTTACTTTGTTGATTTTGTGAATGTCACTTTAGCACCTGGCGTTACTGTTGGAAAATTTTAAAATTCCATCAAACCAAGATGGAATTTTAACAGTTAGCAGATGTAAATAATGGACCTTGCGAAGAAACCTATAGGGCGCATCATAAAAGCCAATTTCCTACATCTCCTCTATCTACACATGGCAGCCGTTCAATGTCATCCTGatttaaaatcctaaatatcAAACGAGTTTAATAAAATCAGGGTGGCCCGAGATCAGATCTGGAGGTGTTGATCTGTAAATGCCTCACATTACTCAATAGTCTAGACCAAACATTGGACAAAATGCTCCTCACAAAAGTACTCTCTTTTCTTCATAAATTTAAGGTTGACGCAGAAATTTTATCGGGGATCAGAGATCTTGGATCTCATGAAAACTTAATTTGTGTCTTATGGTTGTGGACCGATTTGgggataaatcatttatgacAGAATCGTAATTTTATAGTGAACTTTCCCTTAAATGGTCATAGAGATTTTTATATGTGATATTATTGTTTTCTCATCGTTCAGgtgtttttgttgctttgtttaacatGGATCCTGCATATTATATGAGCTTTCAAGGAAATGGTCCATATTAACATATGACATCTGTTCTTACCAAGATCCTCCCAtccagagaaaaagagaaagaccgCAATGTCATCACCCACAATTCCTCTGATTTGTGAAATAAATAGGACAGAGGTCTGGGTGTACAAATATTAAGGAGTGACAATTTGAGGTGAGAATTTACAATTTCATGTGGTTTTAATTTGAGATCATGtcgtaaatgtaaaatttcaaAAGTTCTTGCATcggaaaaaaaattaagagtaACATAGTAAAAAGTTTCTTTATACAGAGAGTGATGTAACAATGATGAATGATGAGCCCAAAACTAACTGACAGTGTTGTGTCGTTTTTGTATTGAGCAACTTTAATTAAGattgcatttattattaattgtttgCAGATTCTAaggttttgtaaatatatcaCATCAATGTAATGACCTAAtgcttttattatatttcacaACAGTTTGTTGAAAGTCAATGACAAACTGATTTTATTGGGAAAATTTAACTCTTATTTGAATCTTATGCGTCTGACTCTCATTTAAATAGTCAAATAACAGCCCTGAGAAAACAATGAGAAAACattcttttttcatatttgaatgGATTTAAATGTTTGAGCACCGCTAAAAGAATTATACACTGTTTTAGGTTAAGGCAAAAGAACAGTTTAGAAAAGTGATCCAGGGGCAAAATGTTTGAAACAAGAAGTTCTTATCAATAAAATCAACTTCAATAATTAAAACAAGAGTCCTAAAGTAACCCTTGATGTGagaatgaaatgtgaaaaaaatctaatgCGAAGCAGGTCCATTATTCTAGATTATTGTTATCAGGTTAAGGTGCAGAATGCAGAATGatatacaggtgctggtcatataattagaatatcatcaaaaagttgatttatttcactaattccatcaaaaagtgaaacttgtataatgtatacattcattccacacagactgatatatttcaagtgttcatttcttttaatttgatgattataactgacaactaatgaaaaccccaaattcagtatctcagaaaatttgaatattgtgaaaaggttgAATATTGAAGACACCTGGTGCCACACTTTAATGAGCTAATTAactcaaaacacctgcaaaggcctttaaatggtctctcagtcTAGTTCTATAGGCTACACAATCATGGGGAAGACTGCTGACTTGACAGTTGTCCAAAAGACGACTATTGACACCTTGCACAAGGAGGGAAAGACACAAAAGGTCATTGCAAAAGAGGCTGGCTGTtcacagagctctgtgtccaAGCACATTAATAGAGAGGCGAAGGGAATGAAAAGATGTGGTAGAAAAAGTGTACAAGCAATAGGGAAAACCGTGAAACAAAATCTATTCAAAAATGTGGGGGAGATTCACAAAGGGTGGACTGCAGCTGGAGTCAGTGCTTCAAATACCACTACGCACAGACGTATGCAAGACATGGTTTAAGCTGTCACATTACTTGTGTCAAACCACTCTTGAACAAAAGACAGCGTCATGAGCGTCTCGCCTGAGCTGAAGAGAAAAAGGACTGGACTGCTGCTGAGTAgtccaaagttatgttctctGAGTACATTTTGCATTTCCTTTGGAAATGAGGgtcccagagtctggaggaagagaGGAGAGGCAGAGAATCCACGTTGCTTGAGCTCCAGTGTaaagtttccacagtcagtgatgGTTTGAGGTGCCATGTCATGGTGTTGGTCCACAGTGTTTTCTGGGGTCCAAGGTCAACACAGCCGTATACCAGGaagttttagagcacttcatgcttcctgctGCTGACCAACTTTATGGAGATGCAAATTTCATTGTCTAACAGGACTTCGCACCTTCACACAGTGCCAAAGCTACCAGTACCTGGTTTAAGGACCATGGTATCCCTGTTCTGAATTGGCCAGCAAACTCGCCTGACCCTaaccccatagaaaatctatggggTATTGTGAAGAGGAAGATGCGATATGCCAGacaaaacaatgcagaagagCTGAAGGCCACTGTCAGAGCAACCTGGGCTCTCAtaacacctgagcagtgccacagaaTGATCGACTCCATGCCACGCCGCATTGCTGCAGTAATTGAAGCAAAAGGAGCCCCAACTAAGTATTGAGTGCTGTTCATGCTCatacttttcattttcataCTTTTCAGTTGGCCCAGATTTCTAAAAATCCTTTCTTTGTATTGGTCTTAagtaatattcaaattttctgagatggggttttcattagttgtcagttataatcatcaaaattaaaagaattaaacacttgaaatatatcagtctgtgtggaatgaatgtatacattatacaagttt is from Triplophysa dalaica isolate WHDGS20190420 chromosome 3, ASM1584641v1, whole genome shotgun sequence and encodes:
- the LOC130415629 gene encoding macrophage mannose receptor 1-like isoform X6; the protein is MQQCAVMQKHQRGAMRAVMDMSLFVLLLLSENTGYVINSIFKTWTDAQSYCRQYHTDLATISSPEEQNQIFTAVGSVPWLWIGLFSDSWLWSDQWSLFFRNWAAGQHFQSFGDCVAMSTADSGKWTQYSCDQQHPFICYGEDKQVNKQIVRLKLSHDWKNYLSDPRIQTTILNEINKKLESMGMEDCKSISWRKDEGREIFHLMNTTVKSSKPCD
- the LOC130415629 gene encoding macrophage mannose receptor 1-like isoform X1, whose product is MKSMLLCAVMQKHQRGAMRAVMDMSLFVLLLLSGLMCSTSGLWRQYHYINRSISWAEAQSYCRERFTDLATVDSIDDVNRMMNTVNDGYSGSVWIGLKRATQKRLGWSMGDDTLTQYSPWQLGYPKEGGECFMFRDKVWRDYPCAGILHFVCYDKNTGYVINSIFKTWTDAQSYCRQYHTDLATISSPEEQNQIFTAVGSVPWLWIGLFSDSWLWSDQWSLFFRNWAAGQHFQSFGDCVAMSTADSGKWTQYSCDQQHPFICYGEDKQVNKQIVRLKLSHDWKNYLSDPRIQTTILNEINKKLESMGMEDCKSISWRKDEGREIFHLMNTTVKSSKPCD
- the LOC130415629 gene encoding macrophage mannose receptor 1-like isoform X2; this translates as MQQCAVMQKHQRGAMRAVMDMSLFVLLLLSGLMCSTSGLWRQYHYINRSISWAEAQSYCRERFTDLATVDSIDDVNRMMNTVNDGYSGSVWIGLKRATQKRLGWSMGDDTLTQYSPWQLGYPKEGGECFMFRDKVWRDYPCAGILHFVCYDKNTGYVINSIFKTWTDAQSYCRQYHTDLATISSPEEQNQIFTAVGSVPWLWIGLFSDSWLWSDQWSLFFRNWAAGQHFQSFGDCVAMSTADSGKWTQYSCDQQHPFICYGEDKQVNKQIVRLKLSHDWKNYLSDPRIQTTILNEINKKLESMGMEDCKSISWRKDEGREIFHLMNTTVKSSKPCD
- the LOC130415629 gene encoding macrophage mannose receptor 1-like isoform X5; this translates as MKSMLLCAVMQKHQRGAMRAVMDMSLFVLLLLSENTGYVINSIFKTWTDAQSYCRQYHTDLATISSPEEQNQIFTAVGSVPWLWIGLFSDSWLWSDQWSLFFRNWAAGQHFQSFGDCVAMSTADSGKWTQYSCDQQHPFICYGEDKQVNKQIVRLKLSHDWKNYLSDPRIQTTILNEINKKLESMGMEDCKSISWRKDEGREIFHLMNTTVKSSKPCD
- the LOC130415629 gene encoding collectin-12-like isoform X8, whose amino-acid sequence is MQQCAVMQKHQRGAMRAVMDMSLFVLLLLSDAQSYCRQYHTDLATISSPEEQNQIFTAVGSVPWLWIGLFSDSWLWSDQWSLFFRNWAAGQHFQSFGDCVAMSTADSGKWTQYSCDQQHPFICYGEDKQVNKQIVRLKLSHDWKNYLSDPRIQTTILNEINKKLESMGMEDCKSISWRKDEGREIFHLMNTTVKSSKPCD
- the LOC130415629 gene encoding macrophage mannose receptor 1-like isoform X3, giving the protein MKSMLLCAVMQKHQRGAMRAVMDMSLFVLLLLSGLMCSTSGLWRQYHYINRSISWAEAQSYCRERFTDLATVDSIDDVNRMMNTVNDGYSGSVWIGLKRATQKRLGWSMGDDTLTQYSPWQLGYPKEGGECFMFRDKVWRDYPCAGILHFVCYDNAQSYCRQYHTDLATISSPEEQNQIFTAVGSVPWLWIGLFSDSWLWSDQWSLFFRNWAAGQHFQSFGDCVAMSTADSGKWTQYSCDQQHPFICYGEDKQVNKQIVRLKLSHDWKNYLSDPRIQTTILNEINKKLESMGMEDCKSISWRKDEGREIFHLMNTTVKSSKPCD
- the LOC130415629 gene encoding macrophage mannose receptor 1-like isoform X4, with protein sequence MKSMLLCAVMQKHQRGAMRAVMDMSLFVLLLLSGLMCSTSGLWRQYHYINRSISWAEAQSYCRERFTDLATVDSIDDVNRMMNTVNDGYSGSVWIGLKRATQKRLGWSMGDDTLTQYSPWQLGYPKEGGECFMFRDKVWRDYPCAGILHFVCYDKNTGYVINSIFKTWTDAQSYCRQYHTDLATISSPEEQNQIFTAVGSVPWLWIGLFSDSWLWSDQWSLFFRNWAAGQHFQSFGDCVAMSTADSGKWTQYSCDQQHPFICYGDKQKAGVHGYGRL
- the LOC130415629 gene encoding collectin-12-like isoform X7, with product MKSMLLCAVMQKHQRGAMRAVMDMSLFVLLLLSDAQSYCRQYHTDLATISSPEEQNQIFTAVGSVPWLWIGLFSDSWLWSDQWSLFFRNWAAGQHFQSFGDCVAMSTADSGKWTQYSCDQQHPFICYGEDKQVNKQIVRLKLSHDWKNYLSDPRIQTTILNEINKKLESMGMEDCKSISWRKDEGREIFHLMNTTVKSSKPCD